In the genome of Synergistota bacterium, the window ACCTGAAGAACTTTGCTATCGTATCGCTTCAGGAAAAACTCCGGTATAGTAAGAATCCCCTTTTTCTCAACATACTCTTTTAACTTAGGAGCAACGAGAACCCACGCAAGAACGGCAAAAAGCACGTGAAAGAACGTTAAGTAAGCACTCCATCCAAAGCCAAACAGATATCCCGCTCCTCCTCCCCCGAGAAGAGCGCTTGTGCTGAAATAGGTTGCGAAAAACGATAGTGAAACAAGCCAGGGACCAAGCTTTCCTCCTGCAAGGAAATACCCCTTCTCTCCCTCCTTTCTATAACTAATAATGCCCAAGATCACCATAACAGCTATATAAATAGAAATCGTCAAGAGCAAAGTCATACTTTATCACCTCCTTTTAAAGCGTAGATAACTCCTCCTATTAAGGACAGTAGTGCAAGCAGATAACCTAGGAGTACAGCACCACTCATGAGAAACACCTCCTCAGAAAGAATTAAGGGGGAGGAGCCTCCAGAGCTCCTCCCCCTTAAAAGATAAATAAAAGAGCCATGGAGGCTTAATCCCATTTTTCTGGGACCTGCCTCCATGGCTCCCTTTAGATTTAAGCCATAGGTGGCAGGTGCCCTATAGCACCTGCCACCACCAATTATTTACCTGTAGATTAGGAGATTTCCTCTTCCTCTCCGCTAGAATTAACATTCCCTTCTCTCCTCGTCCTGTGAAAGTCTCATTAGCTTGAAAATTATTCTACCATAAATTTGCTTCCTGTCAAGAGAGATCAGCTACCTTTCGTAAGCTCCTATATCATACCCTCCTCCCTGAGGTCTTGAATTTCCATCAAGATCTATAGATGGAGCGTCTTGAGAGCTCCCGCTATCTATGGCGGGACTTCCGCTCTGCAAATGGTAATCACCCTCGCTTCCGAAACCGGTTCTAACAAACATGGGATCGCCATAGATATTACCTTCGCCAAGCTGTGATAGTTGCGAAGAGGTATAAGAATTACCTCCCTGAACAAGAACACACGAACTATTAGGCATATAGAAGAGACAATGATCTATCGTAAAGGTCGTGCCATCAGACAAAAAGATAGGCGAATTAGGACCACGTCCTGAAAATATAACGTTTCTCATCGTAACCGTTATAGGAATATCTCTATGATCATAGTTAACCCCCATAATATACTGATTCCCAGCTTCGTCATCTATGGTAACGTTTATAAACTCAAAGGTGGAATTAGGTTCCTCGGTATCTATGACTACCGGATTCCAAGGTGTAGGCTGAGAATCTCCATCACCCCTACCGTATATAAGACAATTTTCTACTTTGCTTCCACCTCCCCAAAGCTTTAATCCATCACATGAGTTATTAGC includes:
- a CDS encoding sodium/proline symporter gives rise to the protein MTLLLTISIYIAVMVILGIISYRKEGEKGYFLAGGKLGPWLVSLSFFATYFSTSALLGGGGAGYLFGFGWSAYLTFFHVLFAVLAWVLVAPKLKEYVEKKGILTIPEFFLKRYDSKVLQV